TCAGCGTCGCGGACATCGACAACGTGCGTCAGCACTTCCGTTCCAGTGGCGTCGGTGACGGTGGCCGCGCCCGCCGCGAGATGCTCAGCGTTGCGCGACGCGATGGCGACCTGCGCGCCGTGCGCTGCGAACGTTTGCGCAAACGCCAGTCCCATCCCGGTGCCGCCGCCCGTCACGAGTACGCGTGCGCCGGCAAACAGGTCGTCACGGAAGGGGGATTCGCCCACGCGGGGCCAGCCGGGGGGAGTTAATGAGCGTCCCGCGTCAGCGCGCGCTCGACCCGCAGCGCGCCGCGCACCGGGCCGGAGTAGGGGCGGCCGTGCAGGTGGTAGCTGAAGAGCCCCAGCTCGAGCCGGCATTCAGCGCTGGCGCCGGCGGGGTCGCTGGCGCGCACCCGCAGGGCGAGCGGCGCGTCCTGCACTTCGTGGCGCGGCTCGAGCCACATTTCTTCGGAGTGCGAGTCGCCTGGCAGCAGCTGGCTGACGGCGACGCGGTCGAGCCCGTGCGGGCGCAGCTCGCCGTGGTCGTAGAGCAGTCGCAATTCGAGCTGCGAGAGCGGTGCCGGGCCGGTGTTGGTAATGCGCTGCTCGACCTGCAGCTTGCCACGGGCATGGGTCACCCGGGCACTGACCAGCAGCGGACCTTCAGAACCGGTTTCCCAATTCATGGCGTCTACTCCAAATGGGGAAAACGGGTGGTCTGATATAATCCCTTCGCAGGCTGCCCCGCACGATGGTTACACTCGCCGACGTTCGCGCTGCCGCTGCGCGGCTCGATGGCGTGGCGCTGTGGACGCCGGTCAGGACGTCCCGGGCGCTGGACAAACTGGCGGGTCGCGAGCTCGTCTTCAAGTGCGAAAACCTGCAGAAGGTGGGCGCGTTCAAGTTCCGCGGCGCGTGGAACGCGGTCGCGTCGCTCCCCGAAGGCGAAGCGGCGCGCGGCGTCTGCACCCACAGCAGCGGCAACCACGCGCAGGCGCTGGCGCTCGCGGCGCAGATGCGCGGCATCGCGGCGCATATCGTAATGCCCGAGAATGTAGCGCCAATCAAGCTGCACGCGGTCGAAAGCTACGGCGCCGAAATCACGCTCTGCGAGCCAACGCTGGCAGCGCGCGAAAGCGCACTGGCGGAACTGCGGCGCACGACCGGCGCGGTGCTGGTGCACCCCTACGATAACGCACGCGTGATTGCCGGGCAGGGCACCGCCGCGCTGGAGCTGCTGGCGCAGGCCGAGCTCGACGCCATCATCACGCCGGTCGGCGGCGGCGGGCTGCTCTCGGGCACCTGCATCGCCGTGCGGGGCACCGCGCCCGGAGTCGCGCTCTATGGCGCCGAGCCGGCTGGCGCCGACGATGCGGCGCGGTCGCTGGCCGTCGGGAAGTTCATTCCACAGACTGGGCCCGATACCATCTGCGACGGGCTGCTCTCCAGCCTGGGCGAGCTGACCTGGCCCATCCTGCGCGACCATCTTGCGGCCATCATCACCGTCAACGACGACGCTGTCCGACGGGCGATGCGGCTGCTGCGCGTCGAACTGGGTCTGCTGGTTGAGCCAAGCGGCGCCATCGGGCTCGCGGCGGCGCTCTCGCCCACCTTCGAGAGCGACGCGCAGCGCGTCGGCGTCATCCTGAGCGGCGGCAACATTGATGCCGCGGAGTTTTTCGGCGAGTGAGTGGCGGGCTCACCCGCACGGCGCCGTGAGGTGGGGCATGGCGGGCCCGCGGGGATTCGAACCCCGGGTCTCCGGCTTAGAAGGCCGGCGCCTTTCCAGCTAGGCTACGGGCCCCGCACGCCGGGAAGTGGGGCGGCTTAAGGGATTTGGCTGTAGCCGCCCGATGGCTCCACCGGCACT
This is a stretch of genomic DNA from Candidatus Poseidoniia archaeon. It encodes these proteins:
- a CDS encoding pyridoxal-phosphate dependent enzyme, which codes for MVTLADVRAAAARLDGVALWTPVRTSRALDKLAGRELVFKCENLQKVGAFKFRGAWNAVASLPEGEAARGVCTHSSGNHAQALALAAQMRGIAAHIVMPENVAPIKLHAVESYGAEITLCEPTLAARESALAELRRTTGAVLVHPYDNARVIAGQGTAALELLAQAELDAIITPVGGGGLLSGTCIAVRGTAPGVALYGAEPAGADDAARSLAVGKFIPQTGPDTICDGLLSSLGELTWPILRDHLAAIITVNDDAVRRAMRLLRVELGLLVEPSGAIGLAAALSPTFESDAQRVGVILSGGNIDAAEFFGE